Below is a window of Candidatus Nanopelagicales bacterium DNA.
CCGTTGGCGGCGCCAGGATCGCCAACATCATCGACACGGTCGGCGCGGTGCAGTTCGAGGACAACGCCTCGCTGCTGGTCCAGGGCGGTCAGCTTTCGGCCATCGGCATGCTGGGGTTCGGACTTCAGCTGGACGAAGCAGAACCCCGAGGTCAACCTCGTCCCCATCGCGGTCGGCAACCGCGACCAGCACGAGGCGATGGCGCGCTTCATGGTCGAACACCGCATCAACCCGGTGGTCGATGTGGTCTATGACCTCGACCGCATCCAGGATGCCTACCGCTGCCTGGAGAGCGGACAGTTCTTCGGCAAGGTCGCGGTGAACCTGCTCTGAGCCCAACCGCCCGCCCCTCCCCGCGCGGAGGGGCGCGGCGATCAGATGTGGACGGCGCGCCCATAGGCGGCTAGTACGGATTTCGTGCAGCGCCTCGCTGACAGCGTGGGATGCGGCGAAGATCGGTCTGCATCAGTTCCGCCTCGGTCGTCTCCAGCGCCTTGCCGACGACATAAGCCCTGGATCAGTCTCGGTGACTTCGGCGCCGACCATGTGCGCGCCCAGCAGTTCGCCGGTCTTGCGCGTCGAACACCGTCTTGACGAAGCCCTCCGGCTCGCCCAGCGCGATGGCCTTGCCGTTGCCGATGAAGGGGAACTTGCCGACCTTGCACGTCGTAGCCCGCCTCCTTGCGCCTTCGCCTCGGTCAGGCCGACCGCTGGCGACCTGCGGATGGCAATAGGTGCAGCCCGGGAATGTTGCGCCGGTCGAGCGGATGCGGATGGACGTCGCGTTGCCGAGCTCCGCGCGATGGCCTCCGCCGCGATCACGCCCTCGTGGCTCGCCTTGTGCGCCAGCCAGGGCGCCGGCGGTGACAGTCGCCGATCGCCCAGACGCCCGGCACGTTGGTGCGGCCATGAGTCGTCGATCTTGATGTGGACACTTGCGTCGGGCTCGACGCCGAGTGTCCTCCAGCCCGATGTTCTCGATGTTGGCGACGATGCCGACCGCGACGATGACGTGGCTGAACTCGTCGGTCTCGCTGACCTTGCCGTCCTTGCCCTTGATCGTCGCCGTGACGCCCTTGTCGCCGCGGCTCGATCGTCTGCCGACCTTGGCCGCCGGTCATGATCTTCATGCCCTGCTTCTTGAGCGCCTTTTCGAGGAAGGCGGAGACCTCGGCGTCCTCGACCGGCACGATCGCGGTCCAGCATCTCGACCACGGTCACCTCGGCGCCGAGATCGTTGTAGAAGCTGGCGAACTCGATGCCGATCGCGCCCGAGCCGATGACCAGCAGCTTGCGTCGGCATCTCGGTCGGCGTCATCGCGTGGCGATAGGTCCAGATGCGCTTGCCGTCGGCCTTGCCAGCTCGGGCAGGTCGCGCGCGCGGGCGCCGGTGGCGATGATGATGTGCTTGGCCTCGAGCGTCGGTCGCTCTTGCCGTCCTCTCCGGTGACCGCGAGCTTGCCCGTGCGCGGCGAGCTTGCCCGTGCCCATGTACGACGGTCGATCTTGTTCTTCTTCATCAGGCCGGTGACGCCCTTGTTGAGCTGCGTCGGCCACGCCGCGCGAGCGCTTGACGATCGGCGTCGAGATCGACGCCGATGTTGTCGGCCGACAGCCCATAGTCCTTGGCGTGCTTCATGTGGTGGAACACTTCGGCCGAGCGCAGCAGCGCCTTGGTGGGGATGCAGCCCCAGTTGAGGCAGATGCCGCCCAGATGCTCGCGCTCGACGATCGCGGTCTTCAGGCCCAAGCTGCGCGGCGCGGATCGCCGCGACATAGCCGCCGGGGCCGGAACCGAGGACGATGACGTCGTATTGATCGGACACTGGTATTAACTCTCCTGCTTGACCGGGCGCTGAGCGCTGCCCTGGCTTCGTCGCATGCGCGACGAAGGTGAAGCATCGCCTCCGTCACCTTGAACCGGCCTTCCGTCCTCGCGGCGATGCGGCGCCAGGCTTCGATCGCGATCGTCATCGAGGTGCGCCCTACCCGTTCCAGCCGGCCGATAGACCGAAACTTCGTCGCCCACCTTGACCGGCAGGTGAAACTGCATCGCCGTCCATCGCCACCGTCACCGCGCGGCCCCGCGCCTCGCGCGCCGCGACCAGTCCCGGCGCCCATGTCCATCAGGCTCATCAGCCAGCCGCCGAAGA
It encodes the following:
- a CDS encoding zinc-binding dehydrogenase, translating into MNYKSTPNWAKRSATPLAAPGSPTSSTRSARCSSRTTPRCWSRAVSFRPSACWGSDFSWTKQNPEVNLVPIAVGNRDQHEAMARFMVEHRINPVVDVVYDLDRIQDAYRCLESGQFFGKVAVNLL